A region from the Drosophila ananassae strain 14024-0371.13 chromosome 2L, ASM1763931v2, whole genome shotgun sequence genome encodes:
- the LOC6503435 gene encoding dromyosuppressin produces MSFAQFFFACCLAVILLAVANTQAATQAPPLCQVGIVEEMPQHIRKVCQALENSDQLSSALKSYINNEASALVANSDDLLKNYNKRTDVDHVFLRFGKRR; encoded by the exons ATGTCCTTTGCACAGTTCTTTTTTGCCTGCTGCCTGGCCGTCATCCTGTTGGCTGTGGCCAATACACAGGCAGCCACCCAGGCCCCTCCACTCTGCCAGGTCGGCATTGTCGAGGAGATGCCCCAGCACATCAGGAAGGTCTGTCAGGCTCTGGAGAACTCGGATCAATTGAGTTCGGCCCTCAAGTCCTACATTAACAACGAGGCGTCAG CTCTGGTGGCCAATTCTGATGACCTTTTGAAAAACTACAACAAGCGTACGGACGTCGATCATGTCTTTTTGCGATTCGGTAAAAGGCGTTAA
- the LOC6503416 gene encoding loricrin isoform X7, giving the protein MEVPQVSSPPSGGPRGGGGGYRGRGGGAPMRGGFDRGRGRGRGGHFMGGMRGGGGMGGGPPMQGMMSGPPRGMRGPRGGPGYQGRGGGGYQPRGGGPMGMRGGRPPMYQQRAENNKTVSPVPASTASADQQGEPAASEEGTDGQTPASSAPPTGGSSSSNGGGPPPYMGRGRGRGGPFSGRGRGGGYNPHMNGSGGGSMYGGPHGHHSNSMGGGPGGDHGSMPRRGAPRGRGGYNQALKRGAPGGPGPKRGRYEGGPYSQRPMTPKYHTPQQHMGGGGGGGGSMAPPSSYGSPPSHHAPAQSHHGYQAHDQTQQVDPYAQSGYSSQTAQPGYNGYGQSGGSSYTGHTSQASATASGSYGAHQGTEYDQSQYQSYNSTGYTAQQDTRYQYGQDYSQQYGSTAVDYNATGQADYSQHGQQSTGYDERSYAGYDSQAYSQNYSNAAAYY; this is encoded by the exons ATGGAAGTACCACAAGTGTCTTCTCCTCCGTCCGGTGGCCCACGTGGTGGAGGCGGTGGATATCGTGGACGCGGTGGTGGAGCCCCCATGCGGGGAGGATTCGATCGCGGCCGTGGACGCGGACGTGGTGGCCACTTTATGGGCGGCATGCGGGGGGGCGGTGGAATGGGTGGTGGACCACCCATGCAGGGCATGATGTCCGGGCCGCCACGCGGAATGCGCGGTCCTCGCGGTGGTCCTGGCTACCAGGGTCGCGGGGGTGGTGGCTACCAACCGCGTGGTGGCGGTCCGATGGGAATGCGGGGTGGACGTCCACCCATGTATCAACAAC GTGCCGAAAACAACAAGACCGTGTCGCCAGTGCCCGCTTCCACGGCCAGTGCGGATCAGCAGGGAGAGCCGGCCGCCAGTGAAGAAGGCACCGATGGACAGACCCCGGCATCAAGCGCTCCGCCCACCGGTGGCTCGTCTTCCAGCAATGGCGGTGGACCCCCGCCCTATATGGGCCGCGGGCGCGGACGCGGTGGACCCTTCAGTGGACGCGGACGCGGTGGCGGCTACAACCCGCACATGaacggcagcggcggcggcagcatgTACGGCGGTCCTCACGGACACCACAGCAACTCGATGGGTGGAGGTCCGGGCGGAGATCACGGATCAATGCCGCGACGCGGAGCCCCACGCGGCAGGGGCGGTTACAATCAAG CTCTCAAACGCGGCGCACCCGGTGGTCCTGGGCCCAAGCGTGGACGCTACGAGGGCGGTCCCTACAGCCAGCGACCCATGACGCCCAAGTATCACACTCCCCAGCAGCATATGGggggcggcggcggtggtggcggaAGCATGGCGCCCCCATCCTCTTACGGATCACCACCAAGCCATCATGCTCCTGCTCAGAG CCACCATGGATACCAGGCCCACGACCAGACCCAGCAGGTGGATCCATACGCCCAGAGCGGCTACAGTTCCCAGACCGCCCAGCCGGGCTACAACGGCTACGGCCagagcggcggcagcagctaCACGGGCCACACCTCGCAGGCCAGTGCGACAGCCAGCGGCAGCTATGGAGCTCACCAGGGCACAGAGTACGATCAAAGCCAGTACCAGAGCTACAA TTCCACAGGCTACACTGCGCAACAGGACACGCGCTATCAGTACGGCCAGGACTACAGCCAACAGTACGGCTCGACTGCCGTTGACTACAACGCCACAGGCCAGGCCGACTACAGCCAGCATGGTCAACAGAGCACTGGCTACGACGAACGCTCCTATGCGGGCTATG ATTCGCAGGCCTATTCTCAGAACTATTCGAATGCAGCTGCTTACTACTAG
- the LOC6503416 gene encoding serine/threonine-protein phosphatase 1 regulatory subunit 10 isoform X4, which translates to MEVPQVSSPPSGGPRGGGGGYRGRGGGAPMRGGFDRGRGRGRGGHFMGGMRGGGGMGGGPPMQGMMSGPPRGMRGPRGGPGYQGRGGGGYQPRGGGPMGMRGGRPPMYQQRAENNKTVSPVPASTASADQQGEPAASEEGTDGQTPASSAPPTGGSSSSNGGGPPPYMGRGRGRGGPFSGRGRGGGYNPHMNGSGGGSMYGGPHGHHSNSMGGGPGGDHGSMPRRGAPRGRGGYNQGMSRPPLHHHHQAHNSNTQLAPVPALKRGAPGGPGPKRGRYEGGPYSQRPMTPKYHTPQQHMGGGGGGGGSMAPPSSYGSPPSHHAPAQSHHGYQAHDQTQQVDPYAQSGYSSQTAQPGYNGYGQSGGSSYTGHTSQASATASGSYGAHQGTEYDQSQYQSYNSTGYTAQQDTRYQYGQDYSQQYGSTAVDYNATGQADYSQHGQQSTGYDERSYAGYDSQAYSQNYSNAAAYY; encoded by the exons ATGGAAGTACCACAAGTGTCTTCTCCTCCGTCCGGTGGCCCACGTGGTGGAGGCGGTGGATATCGTGGACGCGGTGGTGGAGCCCCCATGCGGGGAGGATTCGATCGCGGCCGTGGACGCGGACGTGGTGGCCACTTTATGGGCGGCATGCGGGGGGGCGGTGGAATGGGTGGTGGACCACCCATGCAGGGCATGATGTCCGGGCCGCCACGCGGAATGCGCGGTCCTCGCGGTGGTCCTGGCTACCAGGGTCGCGGGGGTGGTGGCTACCAACCGCGTGGTGGCGGTCCGATGGGAATGCGGGGTGGACGTCCACCCATGTATCAACAAC GTGCCGAAAACAACAAGACCGTGTCGCCAGTGCCCGCTTCCACGGCCAGTGCGGATCAGCAGGGAGAGCCGGCCGCCAGTGAAGAAGGCACCGATGGACAGACCCCGGCATCAAGCGCTCCGCCCACCGGTGGCTCGTCTTCCAGCAATGGCGGTGGACCCCCGCCCTATATGGGCCGCGGGCGCGGACGCGGTGGACCCTTCAGTGGACGCGGACGCGGTGGCGGCTACAACCCGCACATGaacggcagcggcggcggcagcatgTACGGCGGTCCTCACGGACACCACAGCAACTCGATGGGTGGAGGTCCGGGCGGAGATCACGGATCAATGCCGCGACGCGGAGCCCCACGCGGCAGGGGCGGTTACAATCAAGGTATGAGTCGgccccccttgcatcaccatCATCAGGCACATAATTCCAATACACAACTTGCACCGGTACCAGCTCTCAAACGCGGCGCACCCGGTGGTCCTGGGCCCAAGCGTGGACGCTACGAGGGCGGTCCCTACAGCCAGCGACCCATGACGCCCAAGTATCACACTCCCCAGCAGCATATGGggggcggcggcggtggtggcggaAGCATGGCGCCCCCATCCTCTTACGGATCACCACCAAGCCATCATGCTCCTGCTCAGAG CCACCATGGATACCAGGCCCACGACCAGACCCAGCAGGTGGATCCATACGCCCAGAGCGGCTACAGTTCCCAGACCGCCCAGCCGGGCTACAACGGCTACGGCCagagcggcggcagcagctaCACGGGCCACACCTCGCAGGCCAGTGCGACAGCCAGCGGCAGCTATGGAGCTCACCAGGGCACAGAGTACGATCAAAGCCAGTACCAGAGCTACAA TTCCACAGGCTACACTGCGCAACAGGACACGCGCTATCAGTACGGCCAGGACTACAGCCAACAGTACGGCTCGACTGCCGTTGACTACAACGCCACAGGCCAGGCCGACTACAGCCAGCATGGTCAACAGAGCACTGGCTACGACGAACGCTCCTATGCGGGCTATG ATTCGCAGGCCTATTCTCAGAACTATTCGAATGCAGCTGCTTACTACTAG
- the LOC6503416 gene encoding serine/threonine-protein phosphatase 1 regulatory subunit 10 isoform X3, whose protein sequence is MEVPQVSSPPSGGPRGGGGGYRGRGGGAPMRGGFDRGRGRGRGGHFMGGMRGGGGMGGGPPMQGMMSGPPRGMRGPRGGPGYQGRGGGGYQPRGGGPMGMRGGRPPMYQQRAENNKTVSPVPASTASADQQGEPAASEEGTDGQTPASSAPPTGGSSSSNGGGPPPYMGRGRGRGGPFSGRGRGGGYNPHMNGSGGGSMYGGPHGHHSNSMGGGPGGDHGSMPRRGAPRGRGGYNQGMSRPPLHHHHQAHNSNTQLAPVPALKRGAPGGPGPKRGRYEGGPYSQRPMTPKYHTPQQHMGGGGGGGGSMAPPSSYGSPPSHHAPAQSHHGYQAHDQTQQVDPYAQSGYSSQTAQPGYNGYGQSGGSSYTGHTSQASATASGSYGAHQGTEYDQSQYQSYNSSTGYTAQQDTRYQYGQDYSQQYGSTAVDYNATGQADYSQHGQQSTGYDERSYAGYDSQAYSQNYSNAAAYY, encoded by the exons ATGGAAGTACCACAAGTGTCTTCTCCTCCGTCCGGTGGCCCACGTGGTGGAGGCGGTGGATATCGTGGACGCGGTGGTGGAGCCCCCATGCGGGGAGGATTCGATCGCGGCCGTGGACGCGGACGTGGTGGCCACTTTATGGGCGGCATGCGGGGGGGCGGTGGAATGGGTGGTGGACCACCCATGCAGGGCATGATGTCCGGGCCGCCACGCGGAATGCGCGGTCCTCGCGGTGGTCCTGGCTACCAGGGTCGCGGGGGTGGTGGCTACCAACCGCGTGGTGGCGGTCCGATGGGAATGCGGGGTGGACGTCCACCCATGTATCAACAAC GTGCCGAAAACAACAAGACCGTGTCGCCAGTGCCCGCTTCCACGGCCAGTGCGGATCAGCAGGGAGAGCCGGCCGCCAGTGAAGAAGGCACCGATGGACAGACCCCGGCATCAAGCGCTCCGCCCACCGGTGGCTCGTCTTCCAGCAATGGCGGTGGACCCCCGCCCTATATGGGCCGCGGGCGCGGACGCGGTGGACCCTTCAGTGGACGCGGACGCGGTGGCGGCTACAACCCGCACATGaacggcagcggcggcggcagcatgTACGGCGGTCCTCACGGACACCACAGCAACTCGATGGGTGGAGGTCCGGGCGGAGATCACGGATCAATGCCGCGACGCGGAGCCCCACGCGGCAGGGGCGGTTACAATCAAGGTATGAGTCGgccccccttgcatcaccatCATCAGGCACATAATTCCAATACACAACTTGCACCGGTACCAGCTCTCAAACGCGGCGCACCCGGTGGTCCTGGGCCCAAGCGTGGACGCTACGAGGGCGGTCCCTACAGCCAGCGACCCATGACGCCCAAGTATCACACTCCCCAGCAGCATATGGggggcggcggcggtggtggcggaAGCATGGCGCCCCCATCCTCTTACGGATCACCACCAAGCCATCATGCTCCTGCTCAGAG CCACCATGGATACCAGGCCCACGACCAGACCCAGCAGGTGGATCCATACGCCCAGAGCGGCTACAGTTCCCAGACCGCCCAGCCGGGCTACAACGGCTACGGCCagagcggcggcagcagctaCACGGGCCACACCTCGCAGGCCAGTGCGACAGCCAGCGGCAGCTATGGAGCTCACCAGGGCACAGAGTACGATCAAAGCCAGTACCAGAGCTACAA CAGTTCCACAGGCTACACTGCGCAACAGGACACGCGCTATCAGTACGGCCAGGACTACAGCCAACAGTACGGCTCGACTGCCGTTGACTACAACGCCACAGGCCAGGCCGACTACAGCCAGCATGGTCAACAGAGCACTGGCTACGACGAACGCTCCTATGCGGGCTATG ATTCGCAGGCCTATTCTCAGAACTATTCGAATGCAGCTGCTTACTACTAG
- the LOC6503416 gene encoding heavy metal-associated isoprenylated plant protein 33 isoform X2 yields MEVPQVSSPPSGGPRGGGGGYRGRGGGAPMRGGFDRGRGRGRGGHFMGGMRGGGGMGGGPPMQGMMSGPPRGMRGPRGGPGYQGRGGGGYQPRGGGPMGMRGGRPPMYQQPPKQHTGAENNKTVSPVPASTASADQQGEPAASEEGTDGQTPASSAPPTGGSSSSNGGGPPPYMGRGRGRGGPFSGRGRGGGYNPHMNGSGGGSMYGGPHGHHSNSMGGGPGGDHGSMPRRGAPRGRGGYNQGMSRPPLHHHHQAHNSNTQLAPVPALKRGAPGGPGPKRGRYEGGPYSQRPMTPKYHTPQQHMGGGGGGGGSMAPPSSYGSPPSHHAPAQSHHGYQAHDQTQQVDPYAQSGYSSQTAQPGYNGYGQSGGSSYTGHTSQASATASGSYGAHQGTEYDQSQYQSYNSTGYTAQQDTRYQYGQDYSQQYGSTAVDYNATGQADYSQHGQQSTGYDERSYAGYDSQAYSQNYSNAAAYY; encoded by the exons ATGGAAGTACCACAAGTGTCTTCTCCTCCGTCCGGTGGCCCACGTGGTGGAGGCGGTGGATATCGTGGACGCGGTGGTGGAGCCCCCATGCGGGGAGGATTCGATCGCGGCCGTGGACGCGGACGTGGTGGCCACTTTATGGGCGGCATGCGGGGGGGCGGTGGAATGGGTGGTGGACCACCCATGCAGGGCATGATGTCCGGGCCGCCACGCGGAATGCGCGGTCCTCGCGGTGGTCCTGGCTACCAGGGTCGCGGGGGTGGTGGCTACCAACCGCGTGGTGGCGGTCCGATGGGAATGCGGGGTGGACGTCCACCCATGTATCAACAAC CTCCCAAACAACACACAGGTGCCGAAAACAACAAGACCGTGTCGCCAGTGCCCGCTTCCACGGCCAGTGCGGATCAGCAGGGAGAGCCGGCCGCCAGTGAAGAAGGCACCGATGGACAGACCCCGGCATCAAGCGCTCCGCCCACCGGTGGCTCGTCTTCCAGCAATGGCGGTGGACCCCCGCCCTATATGGGCCGCGGGCGCGGACGCGGTGGACCCTTCAGTGGACGCGGACGCGGTGGCGGCTACAACCCGCACATGaacggcagcggcggcggcagcatgTACGGCGGTCCTCACGGACACCACAGCAACTCGATGGGTGGAGGTCCGGGCGGAGATCACGGATCAATGCCGCGACGCGGAGCCCCACGCGGCAGGGGCGGTTACAATCAAGGTATGAGTCGgccccccttgcatcaccatCATCAGGCACATAATTCCAATACACAACTTGCACCGGTACCAGCTCTCAAACGCGGCGCACCCGGTGGTCCTGGGCCCAAGCGTGGACGCTACGAGGGCGGTCCCTACAGCCAGCGACCCATGACGCCCAAGTATCACACTCCCCAGCAGCATATGGggggcggcggcggtggtggcggaAGCATGGCGCCCCCATCCTCTTACGGATCACCACCAAGCCATCATGCTCCTGCTCAGAG CCACCATGGATACCAGGCCCACGACCAGACCCAGCAGGTGGATCCATACGCCCAGAGCGGCTACAGTTCCCAGACCGCCCAGCCGGGCTACAACGGCTACGGCCagagcggcggcagcagctaCACGGGCCACACCTCGCAGGCCAGTGCGACAGCCAGCGGCAGCTATGGAGCTCACCAGGGCACAGAGTACGATCAAAGCCAGTACCAGAGCTACAA TTCCACAGGCTACACTGCGCAACAGGACACGCGCTATCAGTACGGCCAGGACTACAGCCAACAGTACGGCTCGACTGCCGTTGACTACAACGCCACAGGCCAGGCCGACTACAGCCAGCATGGTCAACAGAGCACTGGCTACGACGAACGCTCCTATGCGGGCTATG ATTCGCAGGCCTATTCTCAGAACTATTCGAATGCAGCTGCTTACTACTAG
- the LOC6503416 gene encoding loricrin isoform X6, protein MEVPQVSSPPSGGPRGGGGGYRGRGGGAPMRGGFDRGRGRGRGGHFMGGMRGGGGMGGGPPMQGMMSGPPRGMRGPRGGPGYQGRGGGGYQPRGGGPMGMRGGRPPMYQQPPKQHTGAENNKTVSPVPASTASADQQGEPAASEEGTDGQTPASSAPPTGGSSSSNGGGPPPYMGRGRGRGGPFSGRGRGGGYNPHMNGSGGGSMYGGPHGHHSNSMGGGPGGDHGSMPRRGAPRGRGGYNQALKRGAPGGPGPKRGRYEGGPYSQRPMTPKYHTPQQHMGGGGGGGGSMAPPSSYGSPPSHHAPAQSHHGYQAHDQTQQVDPYAQSGYSSQTAQPGYNGYGQSGGSSYTGHTSQASATASGSYGAHQGTEYDQSQYQSYNSTGYTAQQDTRYQYGQDYSQQYGSTAVDYNATGQADYSQHGQQSTGYDERSYAGYDSQAYSQNYSNAAAYY, encoded by the exons ATGGAAGTACCACAAGTGTCTTCTCCTCCGTCCGGTGGCCCACGTGGTGGAGGCGGTGGATATCGTGGACGCGGTGGTGGAGCCCCCATGCGGGGAGGATTCGATCGCGGCCGTGGACGCGGACGTGGTGGCCACTTTATGGGCGGCATGCGGGGGGGCGGTGGAATGGGTGGTGGACCACCCATGCAGGGCATGATGTCCGGGCCGCCACGCGGAATGCGCGGTCCTCGCGGTGGTCCTGGCTACCAGGGTCGCGGGGGTGGTGGCTACCAACCGCGTGGTGGCGGTCCGATGGGAATGCGGGGTGGACGTCCACCCATGTATCAACAAC CTCCCAAACAACACACAGGTGCCGAAAACAACAAGACCGTGTCGCCAGTGCCCGCTTCCACGGCCAGTGCGGATCAGCAGGGAGAGCCGGCCGCCAGTGAAGAAGGCACCGATGGACAGACCCCGGCATCAAGCGCTCCGCCCACCGGTGGCTCGTCTTCCAGCAATGGCGGTGGACCCCCGCCCTATATGGGCCGCGGGCGCGGACGCGGTGGACCCTTCAGTGGACGCGGACGCGGTGGCGGCTACAACCCGCACATGaacggcagcggcggcggcagcatgTACGGCGGTCCTCACGGACACCACAGCAACTCGATGGGTGGAGGTCCGGGCGGAGATCACGGATCAATGCCGCGACGCGGAGCCCCACGCGGCAGGGGCGGTTACAATCAAG CTCTCAAACGCGGCGCACCCGGTGGTCCTGGGCCCAAGCGTGGACGCTACGAGGGCGGTCCCTACAGCCAGCGACCCATGACGCCCAAGTATCACACTCCCCAGCAGCATATGGggggcggcggcggtggtggcggaAGCATGGCGCCCCCATCCTCTTACGGATCACCACCAAGCCATCATGCTCCTGCTCAGAG CCACCATGGATACCAGGCCCACGACCAGACCCAGCAGGTGGATCCATACGCCCAGAGCGGCTACAGTTCCCAGACCGCCCAGCCGGGCTACAACGGCTACGGCCagagcggcggcagcagctaCACGGGCCACACCTCGCAGGCCAGTGCGACAGCCAGCGGCAGCTATGGAGCTCACCAGGGCACAGAGTACGATCAAAGCCAGTACCAGAGCTACAA TTCCACAGGCTACACTGCGCAACAGGACACGCGCTATCAGTACGGCCAGGACTACAGCCAACAGTACGGCTCGACTGCCGTTGACTACAACGCCACAGGCCAGGCCGACTACAGCCAGCATGGTCAACAGAGCACTGGCTACGACGAACGCTCCTATGCGGGCTATG ATTCGCAGGCCTATTCTCAGAACTATTCGAATGCAGCTGCTTACTACTAG
- the LOC6503416 gene encoding loricrin isoform X5 has translation MEVPQVSSPPSGGPRGGGGGYRGRGGGAPMRGGFDRGRGRGRGGHFMGGMRGGGGMGGGPPMQGMMSGPPRGMRGPRGGPGYQGRGGGGYQPRGGGPMGMRGGRPPMYQQPPKQHTGAENNKTVSPVPASTASADQQGEPAASEEGTDGQTPASSAPPTGGSSSSNGGGPPPYMGRGRGRGGPFSGRGRGGGYNPHMNGSGGGSMYGGPHGHHSNSMGGGPGGDHGSMPRRGAPRGRGGYNQALKRGAPGGPGPKRGRYEGGPYSQRPMTPKYHTPQQHMGGGGGGGGSMAPPSSYGSPPSHHAPAQSHHGYQAHDQTQQVDPYAQSGYSSQTAQPGYNGYGQSGGSSYTGHTSQASATASGSYGAHQGTEYDQSQYQSYNSSTGYTAQQDTRYQYGQDYSQQYGSTAVDYNATGQADYSQHGQQSTGYDERSYAGYDSQAYSQNYSNAAAYY, from the exons ATGGAAGTACCACAAGTGTCTTCTCCTCCGTCCGGTGGCCCACGTGGTGGAGGCGGTGGATATCGTGGACGCGGTGGTGGAGCCCCCATGCGGGGAGGATTCGATCGCGGCCGTGGACGCGGACGTGGTGGCCACTTTATGGGCGGCATGCGGGGGGGCGGTGGAATGGGTGGTGGACCACCCATGCAGGGCATGATGTCCGGGCCGCCACGCGGAATGCGCGGTCCTCGCGGTGGTCCTGGCTACCAGGGTCGCGGGGGTGGTGGCTACCAACCGCGTGGTGGCGGTCCGATGGGAATGCGGGGTGGACGTCCACCCATGTATCAACAAC CTCCCAAACAACACACAGGTGCCGAAAACAACAAGACCGTGTCGCCAGTGCCCGCTTCCACGGCCAGTGCGGATCAGCAGGGAGAGCCGGCCGCCAGTGAAGAAGGCACCGATGGACAGACCCCGGCATCAAGCGCTCCGCCCACCGGTGGCTCGTCTTCCAGCAATGGCGGTGGACCCCCGCCCTATATGGGCCGCGGGCGCGGACGCGGTGGACCCTTCAGTGGACGCGGACGCGGTGGCGGCTACAACCCGCACATGaacggcagcggcggcggcagcatgTACGGCGGTCCTCACGGACACCACAGCAACTCGATGGGTGGAGGTCCGGGCGGAGATCACGGATCAATGCCGCGACGCGGAGCCCCACGCGGCAGGGGCGGTTACAATCAAG CTCTCAAACGCGGCGCACCCGGTGGTCCTGGGCCCAAGCGTGGACGCTACGAGGGCGGTCCCTACAGCCAGCGACCCATGACGCCCAAGTATCACACTCCCCAGCAGCATATGGggggcggcggcggtggtggcggaAGCATGGCGCCCCCATCCTCTTACGGATCACCACCAAGCCATCATGCTCCTGCTCAGAG CCACCATGGATACCAGGCCCACGACCAGACCCAGCAGGTGGATCCATACGCCCAGAGCGGCTACAGTTCCCAGACCGCCCAGCCGGGCTACAACGGCTACGGCCagagcggcggcagcagctaCACGGGCCACACCTCGCAGGCCAGTGCGACAGCCAGCGGCAGCTATGGAGCTCACCAGGGCACAGAGTACGATCAAAGCCAGTACCAGAGCTACAA CAGTTCCACAGGCTACACTGCGCAACAGGACACGCGCTATCAGTACGGCCAGGACTACAGCCAACAGTACGGCTCGACTGCCGTTGACTACAACGCCACAGGCCAGGCCGACTACAGCCAGCATGGTCAACAGAGCACTGGCTACGACGAACGCTCCTATGCGGGCTATG ATTCGCAGGCCTATTCTCAGAACTATTCGAATGCAGCTGCTTACTACTAG
- the LOC6503416 gene encoding serine/threonine-protein phosphatase 1 regulatory subunit 10 isoform X1, which produces MEVPQVSSPPSGGPRGGGGGYRGRGGGAPMRGGFDRGRGRGRGGHFMGGMRGGGGMGGGPPMQGMMSGPPRGMRGPRGGPGYQGRGGGGYQPRGGGPMGMRGGRPPMYQQPPKQHTGAENNKTVSPVPASTASADQQGEPAASEEGTDGQTPASSAPPTGGSSSSNGGGPPPYMGRGRGRGGPFSGRGRGGGYNPHMNGSGGGSMYGGPHGHHSNSMGGGPGGDHGSMPRRGAPRGRGGYNQGMSRPPLHHHHQAHNSNTQLAPVPALKRGAPGGPGPKRGRYEGGPYSQRPMTPKYHTPQQHMGGGGGGGGSMAPPSSYGSPPSHHAPAQSHHGYQAHDQTQQVDPYAQSGYSSQTAQPGYNGYGQSGGSSYTGHTSQASATASGSYGAHQGTEYDQSQYQSYNSSTGYTAQQDTRYQYGQDYSQQYGSTAVDYNATGQADYSQHGQQSTGYDERSYAGYDSQAYSQNYSNAAAYY; this is translated from the exons ATGGAAGTACCACAAGTGTCTTCTCCTCCGTCCGGTGGCCCACGTGGTGGAGGCGGTGGATATCGTGGACGCGGTGGTGGAGCCCCCATGCGGGGAGGATTCGATCGCGGCCGTGGACGCGGACGTGGTGGCCACTTTATGGGCGGCATGCGGGGGGGCGGTGGAATGGGTGGTGGACCACCCATGCAGGGCATGATGTCCGGGCCGCCACGCGGAATGCGCGGTCCTCGCGGTGGTCCTGGCTACCAGGGTCGCGGGGGTGGTGGCTACCAACCGCGTGGTGGCGGTCCGATGGGAATGCGGGGTGGACGTCCACCCATGTATCAACAAC CTCCCAAACAACACACAGGTGCCGAAAACAACAAGACCGTGTCGCCAGTGCCCGCTTCCACGGCCAGTGCGGATCAGCAGGGAGAGCCGGCCGCCAGTGAAGAAGGCACCGATGGACAGACCCCGGCATCAAGCGCTCCGCCCACCGGTGGCTCGTCTTCCAGCAATGGCGGTGGACCCCCGCCCTATATGGGCCGCGGGCGCGGACGCGGTGGACCCTTCAGTGGACGCGGACGCGGTGGCGGCTACAACCCGCACATGaacggcagcggcggcggcagcatgTACGGCGGTCCTCACGGACACCACAGCAACTCGATGGGTGGAGGTCCGGGCGGAGATCACGGATCAATGCCGCGACGCGGAGCCCCACGCGGCAGGGGCGGTTACAATCAAGGTATGAGTCGgccccccttgcatcaccatCATCAGGCACATAATTCCAATACACAACTTGCACCGGTACCAGCTCTCAAACGCGGCGCACCCGGTGGTCCTGGGCCCAAGCGTGGACGCTACGAGGGCGGTCCCTACAGCCAGCGACCCATGACGCCCAAGTATCACACTCCCCAGCAGCATATGGggggcggcggcggtggtggcggaAGCATGGCGCCCCCATCCTCTTACGGATCACCACCAAGCCATCATGCTCCTGCTCAGAG CCACCATGGATACCAGGCCCACGACCAGACCCAGCAGGTGGATCCATACGCCCAGAGCGGCTACAGTTCCCAGACCGCCCAGCCGGGCTACAACGGCTACGGCCagagcggcggcagcagctaCACGGGCCACACCTCGCAGGCCAGTGCGACAGCCAGCGGCAGCTATGGAGCTCACCAGGGCACAGAGTACGATCAAAGCCAGTACCAGAGCTACAA CAGTTCCACAGGCTACACTGCGCAACAGGACACGCGCTATCAGTACGGCCAGGACTACAGCCAACAGTACGGCTCGACTGCCGTTGACTACAACGCCACAGGCCAGGCCGACTACAGCCAGCATGGTCAACAGAGCACTGGCTACGACGAACGCTCCTATGCGGGCTATG ATTCGCAGGCCTATTCTCAGAACTATTCGAATGCAGCTGCTTACTACTAG